The Styela clava chromosome 11, kaStyClav1.hap1.2, whole genome shotgun sequence genome includes the window GTTTCGTTGACACCaacaacagagggcgtggttGTTTCTTCGACACCTACAACATAGGGCGTGGTCGTTTCGTTGACACCaacaacagagggcgtggttGTTTCGTTGACACCAACAACAGTGGGCGTGGTCGTTTCGTTGACACCaacaacagagggcgtggttGTTTCTTCGACACCTACAACAtagggcgtggtcgtttctttgacatctacaacagagggcttggtcgtttctttgacatctacaacagagggcgtggtcgtttctttgacatctacaacagagagcgtggtcgtttctttgacacctacaacatagggcgtggtcgtttctttgacatctacaacatagggcgtggtcgtttctttgacacctAAAACAtagggcgtggtcgtttctttgacacctacaacatagggcgtggtcgtttcttcGACACCaacaacagagggcgtggttGTTTCTTCGACACCTACAACAtagggcgtggtcgtttctttgacatctacaacagagggcgtggtcgtttctttgacatctacaacagatagcgtggtcgtttctttgacatctacaacagagggattggtcgtttctttgacacctacaacatagggcgtggtcgtttctttgacatctaCGACAGAGGGCTTGGTCGTTTCGTTGACATCTACAACAGAGGGCTTGGTCGTTTCCTTGACATCTACAACAGATagcgtggtcgtttctttgacatctacaacagagggcttggtcgtttctttgacatctaCGACAGAGGGCTTGGTCGTTTCCTTGACATCTACAACAGATagcgtggtcgtttctttgacatctacaacagagggcttggtcgtttctttgacacctacaacatagggcgtggtcgtttctttgacatctaCGACAGAGGGCTTGGTCGTTTCGTTGACATCTACAACAGAGGGCTTGGTCGTTTCCTTGACAtctacaacagagggcgtggtcgtttctttgacatctaCAACAGAGGGCTTGGTCGTTTCCTTGACATCTACAACAGATagcgtggtcgtttctttgacacctACAACATAGGGCGTGGTCGTTTTTTTGACATCTACGACAGAGGGcttggtcgtttctttgacatctaCGACAGAGGGCTTGGTCGTTTCCTTGACATCTACAACAGATagcgtggtcgtttctttgacatctacaacagagggcttggtcgtttctttgacatctaCGACAGAGGGCTTGGTCGTTTCCTTGACAtctacaacagagggcgtggtcgtttctttgacatctaCAACAGAGGGCTTGGTCGTTTCCTTGACATCTACAACAGATagcgtggtcgtttctttgacacctacaacatagggcgtggtcgtttctttgacatctaCGACAGAGGATGTGGTCGTTTCTTCGACACCTACAAAAGAAGGCGTGGTCGTTTCCTTGACACCTACAACAAAGGGCGGCACAGAGTCCGGCTCTGATTCTCCAATCATCTTTTCAATTGATGAACCTTACTTTCCACCCTGTCTAATTTTTTCGTTAAAGCTGCAAAAcaggaaaaaaattaaattgagcCTACAGTTATACAATTAGTTTTCAGTGAATTTATTGTCAGAATATATGTATCTCTCTCTCCCTCTGGTTAAAATAGGAGTTGGTATTGCTAAACTACACGTCATGATGTgatcattaaaaataaaaaaaatttgtatattttatttaaaaccaTTGTTTGAGGGCGTGTTTGTTATCAGACCGTttgacaaatatgaaaaaaaaaatagcaaatgTATGTCGAAGGAAAGGAATTGTTGTGAACACGAACCTTCCAAAGCcttcttttcttcttctgtgcATTGTCGCTCCTGAAAGAGCACAAAAGGGAAGTGTTTAAACATGGACATGGAGGCTGCAAATCGTTAAAGTAGGCGGTTATCTGACCAAGTGTTCCCCGTGAAAAAGTATTCTcatgtattaaagtgaaaacgTGAAATTTGGGATGACGTATCGATTAAAACAAGATTACAACTGTTGCGCTCGATTCTATGTAGCCTGGTTACTTCTCACGCACATTAAGAgattggagacttcaaaaacgcgtcccaataccccagtcctgaccccaaacctatatcggttaattgttacaactagtccgtgcttccaagcaattaaagtctgtaaacaACGGTTAAAGTGCCGCCAGATTCTTCTGTGCCTTTCAAATGCTgccccaatataattcaacttgaaaccggtgaatatctttaataacaatcaacagacacttcaaatcaaatctcgtaCATGAATCAGGAAAATAGAACTTGCCGGGTACCGGAAACgaaacgttgttaatggaacgtaacgtaaatcttgataccgggtatgaggaacgtaaaggtacgttgttaatggaacgtaacgtaACGTTGTTAAAGGAacggttttctgccaaaataatagataaaactaaatagcttatatggcacaattaatcaaatgtaacagcattaccatttttacaagcaataacaattcacatcaattagcagataaccatatgtcacaattatgtacagattaaatcacataggataaaatagtattcataatactaaaatacagaataaatcatacaagataaaacaatatttacataccgaatgtttaggatctccaggcaactcaattcaacaatttataatccaaagtaaatacaacttaacttatgtgactaaatacaagaaacagcatttatcattctatttggactatattacaaccctaacctgtatcCCTACATTATATTACCACTCCAGTATGAACCGTTGATTTTAAACCCAATTAATAACTTCAATTCGAATCGTTTATCCTAACCGCAATAGTAAACCCAATATTAAACACGATAAACAACTACTAGCGCAATAGATTACACTGTATACAAGGACAGAAGGTGCCAACTCATCGAAGCAGCGTGgcgataatttagaattcccgggattaatcgagaaacaggactctgtcgcaataatgctgcgtcgatacgtttgcaacgtctgcgtaacaacgtaaaacgtcatcaaattagaaacacgttatgattctcgctaacaTTCCCCGCCCCAGATGTAGGAACGAAGAGAATACATCTTACAATTCAAAAAGAAAAAGTGAGAATCATCACAAATAAGTAATACAACTAACAATGAATTACTCATCAGCTCTCTGAATCATACAAAGTTTTGCTATTGGTCTTCTTAAAAACCCATGAGAAGTTTTGACAGTCACTTGTCTGACAGCTCCAAATTTGTCTGGTATAACTTCCATAATTCTGCCAGTCAACCACTTCCCTCTTGGTATTGTGTTGTCAACCAGTAGCACAAGATCATTGACTTTGAAATTGTCTTCCTTCTTCAACCATTTATGTCGAGCTTGTAGATTGACAAGTACTTCTCTGGACCATCTTATCCAGAATTGGTCAGCCAAATATTGTATTTGACGCCATCTTCTTCTCGCATAACAATCTTTCTTGTCAAATATTCCTGGTGGTAAATTTGCTTTATGCTTCAGCAACAATAAATGATTTGGTGAAAGTGGTTCTTCATCCAAAGGATCCATACTAATAGGTGTAAGTGGTCTTGAATTCAATTGACTTTCAACTTCACAAAATATAGTAGACAACGCTTCATCAGTAACCAATTGATCATGCAATAATGCAGTCAATATCTTCCTTGCTGATCTGATGAGTCTTTCATAGAAACCTCCAAAGTGTGAAGCTGTGGGAGGATTGAACTTGAATATGATATCACTTTGTCTGCAAAATTCTCCCATTTTACTAGAattccaaatttgaatttctttctTCAATACTTTATTTCCAGCTGTAAAATTGCTCCCATTATCACATATAATGGTTGACATCTTGCCTCTTCTGGCAATGAATCTTCTTAATCcattaataaatgaattgacATCCATACTATGCACAATTTCCAAATGCACTGCTCTAGTTGTTGCACAGGTTATTATCAAGCCCCATCTCTTCACAGAACTTCTTCCTTGCTTCACCAACAACGGTCCGAAGTTGTCAACTCCAACACATGTGAATGGTGGTTGATCTGGTGTCACACGCTCTTTAGGTAGGTCAGCCATAAATTGCTTACCCATCGAAGCATTTCTCTTTTTGCAAAAAATGCAATTACGAATATTTCGCTTTACAACAACAGCTCCATTGATAATCCAGAACTTCTGTCTCAGCAAATTCCATGTATGACTTGCTCCACAATGATGTGAACTTTTATGGTATTCTCTGACAATCAACTGTGTGATATGATGGTTACTTGGCAGTATTATTGgatgtttcaaatcaaattctATGGGTGCGTTCTGCAATCTTCCACCCACTCTCAATATTCCTTCAATTAAAACAGGATTCAACTTTTGCATTGAaggtgcaattttcaaatttctaagcACACTTTTCCCTTGTACATCGGAATTTTGTAACTTTGCAATAACTTTATTCAACTCACGATTTTGTAAATACTTTATCAGCTCATTTTCGGAACTTCTCAACTCTTCTGTTTGCAATTCACCCTTTTGAACAGTTGGTTTAgcttgtaaataaattttgaatctgaTAATCCATGCCGTAGCTTTCTTCAACTTATACCATGAAGAATAATAGTTGATAAACTTGTCCAAAGGTTCATTCTCTGTCACTAGATTCACTAGAACGTTAATTGGCTTCTTCAGAATAAATTCCAATGGTAAATCTGGTAATTTAACTGGCATTTGTGGCCAGTTCTCTTCATTCTGGTAGAGAAATTCTGGTCCTTGTAACCATGATTTCTTTGCAATCAATTTCTTTGCTGTCATTCCACGGGATGCATAATCCGCTGGGTTCAATTCACTTGGAACATAATGCCATTGATGTGGCTCTGAACCTTCTTCAATTTTTGCTAATCGGTTAGCTATGAAAGTAGGAAATCTTTTCGACGAATTGTAAATTGATTGAATAGTAGCTGTGCTATCACTCCAGAATATAGACTTAACATTCttctcaaattttaattgaCGTCTTAAAAACTTATCCACTCGCACACAAAGCGCAGCAGCTGTAATTTCCAGCCGTGGAAGTGAACATATTGTCTTGATAGGACATAATCTTGATTTTCCAAGTAAAAATGAACAGTGTATCTGACCGTTTTCATCTGTTAACCTCAAATATGAAACTGATCCATAGGCAACTTGTGATGCATCGCCAAAATGATGTAATTCTTGTGAAACAATAACCCCAAATGAATTCGGTTTAATGTATCTTGGTAATTTGACTTCTGATAATTCTGGAAGTGCTTTAGTCCAGCTTTCCCATgctatttgttcattttctcCGATAGTTTCATCCCATCCCAATTGTTGACGACATAACTCTTGGAATATAAGTCTTGCTTGCAATATCACAGGTGATACAATACCCATGGGATCAAATACGGAACTAAGAATTGCTAGAACTCCTCTTTTCGTAGCAGGTTTTGTCTTCAGCTTTGTATTAAATCCAAAGCAATCTTCTATCACGAACCACACAACTCCCAAAACTCGTTCAACACGATTTGGGTCTAAATTTACGTTTGCTTGAATTTGTGCTCTATCCTTTTCTGGAACACAAGAAATAATTTCTTCTGAATTACTCCTCCATTTGTTTAAATGAAAACCTCCACATTCAGTAAGTTCTGAGGTTTGCTTGACAATTCTCTTCCCTTCAGATATACTATCTGCTCCAAGTAGGAAGTCATCTATATATGAATTATCTTTGATATTGTCACTTATATCTGATGGAAAGTCTTTTCCAAAATCTTCTGCAGTTCTCCTTAAACAGTAATTTGCACAAAATGGACTTGATGTATTTCCAAAACAATGCACTAACATCTGATGATCGACAGGAGTTTTTGTCAAATCTCCATCAGGCCAAAATAGGAATCTCAATGCATCAACATCCCTAGGCGTTACACGAGCTTGTAAGAACATAGCTTCTATATCTGCAGTTATACCATATTCGTACATTCTGAAACGTAGCAAAACAGATAACAATCCATTTGCCATATCTGGACCTTGCAGTAATTGATCATTCAGTGATGTGTTCAAATATCTTGCACCTGCATCAAATACCAGGCGTACTTTACCAGGTTTCTGTTCTGATGTAACGGGTTGATGAGGAAGATACCACGCTTTACCAATGGGTGCTTCAAATTCATCAGCAGGAATTTTCCTTGCCCATCCTTTCTTTATAAATTCAGCCATGGTACTGCAATATTTGTCCCTTAGAACATCATTCCTCAACAAGCGTTTTCCCAAATTGTTGGTTCTTCTCATAACTGCATCACGATTATTAGGAAATTCAGGACATCCCGGTTTCCATGGTAACGGAGATTGGTAATGTCCATCCACCATCTTTATATTATCTTCCATCAGTTGTAATGCATACTTATCTTCTCTTGACAATGTTGGTGCGGGAGTCAATGATATATCTTTGAAATCCGTTTCCCACATCTCTCGAATTTGTTGTTGAAGATCTTCACTTTTCACTTCAACATGATTAACATGTACATGAAAACTTTCTTTCCCAGAAGCTTTATTAAAGGCAGGCCCGACCAGTGACCAACCAAGAATACTTCTTTTTGCAACTGGTTCATTTGTAGTACCACGTCTTTCATCTTTCACCCAGAATACTTCAGGTACATTCACGCCAATCATGAGCATCACTCTTTCATCTGGTAATTTTGGAAATTCAATACCCTCGAGATATTCATGCCTTTGTAATTCAATCCTTTTAGGTAATTTATTCGGTACTGTCGGAATTTCATCCACAGTGAGCACACGATGTAAGGTCACACAACCTTCCCCTTTCAGTGGTTTAACAGTTAAGTCAAGAGCGAATCCATCTTGTTTCTGTGGATTCGGTGTGTTTACAGTAGTAATGGAATAACTCATTGGTTCACCATCCATCTCTAAAAGTTCCATCAATCTTTTATCACATAGACAAGAGGTGCTTCCCTCGTCTAGGAAACAGTATACTTCAATTTCTCTACCTTGAGGTGAGGATACTTTCACTGGAACTATATTCAAGTATACTCCAGCTGAATTTCTGGTATAGTTCGTTAAGGTCGATCCCGATGTAGCAGTTTGAGTAGCGGAACTTGTACTTTGCTCTTTTCGCTTAGTATCTGCAACATTTCGATGAAGCATTCTATGATGTCTGCCTCCACATCCTCTCTCAGTACATGCAGGATTCTTACGACATTGCCGTGCCATATGACCAATGTATAAACAGtttctgcaaatatgaaattcacGAATTGTAGCCTCGCGTTCACATGCAGATTTTCTTTCAAACTCTGGACAATGAATAAGAAGATGATCTTTTGAACAGATAACACATCTGTATCTATTTCTCACAAATGTACCTTTTCTCTCGGTAGATTGTTCAGGTTTGCCATCACCACTTGTTGAAGTAGAATTTGCATAAATTCTCTTCTTTTGAGGGTGTTTAGCCTTTTCCCTCTCTTTATGAGCTCTCATAGCTTTGCCCATCGATGATTGTGCCGTAATTGCTGCTTTCTTGACAAACTTTAAAAGATGTTCAAATTTTAGTTCAATGTTTCTATTCTCATAATCTGCTGCCTCTTCTTCCCATTTATTATGGTACTTCAGGGGTAATCTACATGAAAGTTGAGCaatattgtcaaaattatttagaTCTGAATATTGCTTCCAATGCGACAGCGTTAGGTAACATTCTTCCATTTTATGAGAAAGATCCAGAAGACTATCTCGATCATCTGGTTTCAACATTGGACCATGTACTAACTCTTCCATATAAGTTCTAGCAATCAACAATGGTCGTCCGTAAGCTTCTCTTAGAAGTCTCTTTGCTAAAGTCAATCCTTCTGTAGGAGGATATACCGAACATTGACGAATCAATTCTCTTGCTTTACCTTTGCAAAACTGTTGCAAGTAAGTAAGTCTCAGATTGTCATCTGAAATCTTGTTCTCAATATTTATCTTGAAACTATTCATGAATCTTGTATATTCTTCATGAGAACCATGAAACGAAAGTAATTCTGGTTTAGGTAAATCTACCATGTCACGCATTGTAGATGTCATAGTAGCAAGAATTGTGCCAACATCTTGTGATGGCATATTAGGTACTTCTACAGGACTCACCAAATTAGCCTGTCTCGTTCCACCTTGTCTAGTTCGAAATTCTTGATTAACGGGATTCATCACTTCCGCAACCACTTCCTGGACCGGATCCAGGGATAATCTAACTTGTGGCTCTCTAGGAGGCACAATACAATTGGTTTGACCCACTTGAGGTATGTTTACTTCAGCCCGTGCTGCTTCACATTCTACCAATTGTGCTATCGGTGGTCCAGAATCCATTTCTTGAAACTGAACCCTTTCATTGCGATTAGAGCCTATTTCCCACACTTCCGCCTCTACACATGCGGCTTGATATTCGTGTATAGCTTGTACTCGCCTTATTTCTCTCTCTGATGCTGATTTTAATTCTTCAGCTTGCCGTTTCTTTTCTTCGGCTTGCCGATTCATTTCTTCCGTATTTCGTTCAGCCTGTTCTAGCTCTGACAGTtgcttcattttcaattttgcaagttCTCTGACAGCTATTGCCTCAGTTCTCTTGTAACTGGAActtgtacttttgtaactcgATGCTGTCCTTGCAGATCGAGGTCTTGACATATTAGATGATTTTCTACTATCTATAGATTGTGGTTTTGATGGAGGATTCTCAACGATTTGTGTGCTTTCTTGTCTGGAAAGCCACTCTTCAACATGTGCCTTAAACTCTTCATATCCATAACTTTCTCTCTAACTAACTTTGGATTCAACATCAATTCTTCTGCTGATCTATACTGACCATTCAGATCAGCCAATAAACGTTCCAGTTCTTCCTTTGAAACTGGTTTTGCAGCCATTTCGACTTTTAAGTGACTTTCTTCACTCAATCTAGGATCAATTGAAAAGTTTGATATCTTTCAATTGCTGCTTACAATACTCTGGTTTGATTTCGAAATAGAAAACTTCAGTTTTCCTACATTCGAAAACTTTAATGTTGCGCTCGATTCTATGTAGCCTGGTTACTTCTCACGCACATTAAGAgattggagacttcaaaaacgcgtcccaataccccagtcctgaccccaaacctatatcggttaattgttacaactagtccgtgcttccaagcaattaaagtctgtaaacaACGGTTAAAGTGCCGCCAGATTCTTCTGTGCCTTTCAAATGCTgccccaatataattcaacttgaaaccggtgaatatctttaataacaatcaacagacacttcaaatcaaatctcgtaCATGAATCAGGAAAATAGAACTTGCCGGGTACCGGAAACgaaacgttgttaatggaacgtaacgtaaatcttgataccgggtatgaggaacgtaaaggtacgttgttaatggaacgtaacgtaACGTTGTTAAAGGAacggttttctgccaaaataatagataaaactaaatagcttatatggcacaattaatcaaatgtaacagcattaccatttttacaagcaataacaattcacatcaattagcagataaccatatgtcacaattatgtacagattaaatcacataggataaaatagtattcacaatactaaaatacagaataaatcatacaagataaaacaatatttacataccgaatgtttaggatctccaggcaactcaattcaacaatttataatccaaagtaaatacaacttaacttatgtgactaaatacaagaaacagcatttatcattctatttggactatattacaaccctaacctgtatcCCTACATTATATTACCACTCCAGTATGAACCGTTGATTTTAAACCCAATTAATAACTTCAATTCGAATCGTTTATCCTAACCGCAATAGTAAACCCAATATTAAACACGATAAACAACTACTAGCGCAATAGATTACACTGTATACAAGGACAGAAGGTGCCAACTCATCGAAGCAGCGTGgcgataatttagaattcccgggattaatcgagaaacaggactctgtcgcaataatgctgcgtcgatacgtttgcaacgtctgcgtaacaacgtaaaacgtcatcaaattagaaacacgttatgattctcgctaacaacAACCTTTAATACTCTCTGATGGAAGAAATCGCTAGAACGGTcaattttctcttttttgttttcagatttcAAACAAAACAGTTATATATTTCTGCAAACAATATCAACAATATGAAACTACTACTAAGCTCTCACCGTATTAACGTCTCTCCAAGTAGGTTTCCCGTCGCAAACCAGCATTTCTCACCTGTTGTGTGAAGCTCAAAATTATAAATCGAGCAAATTGTTTCTTTTAAAATAGGTTTATGGCAGATAAACGAAAATTGTTTCTAAACGTTTTTCATAACGAGACTAATTCAGTACCTAATTTTTCATAGCGCGCATTCGCCCgttctatttttaatttcatactGCTACTCACGCAATGCGAACTATTTTCCCCGATGATGATTGCTCAAATCAAACTTGAATTATTACACCCGCCATTGGGGAAACTAATAATGTTTAGCGGTCGTGTGGGCATGGCCTAAGATCTGAGCTATACCCACGATTCAACTTCTGctttctcaaaatatttttatatttatttttattttttgcgagCAATGAAATCAGGAAAGTCGAATTATACCATAGTTTGTTGATTTGATTTGGCTTTCGTTCGGATTCAGATTGGTTCATCAATTCTTATTTGACATTTCACACGCCTCTCTACCCAAACGAAACTATCCGTGAACGGTCCATGATACGTAATCAGCTGCCATATTTTGATGGGCAGCAATATTGTTGATTCGGCTTTGCTCATTCAGTATACAACATTCTAGGTGAGTTGGTAGGTATAAAATCAAACCCGAGATTTTTACCCCGCAATACCAAACTATTCGAGTCCAACCGACCCAATGGACCACCAAATTCGCTAATCTACAACCAAATTTTTTCGTCTGAACATAATGATTTGAGTATTACGATACCAGAAATTCAGGCTCAAAAACCAAAAGATTCCGTGATCTTCTCCTCGGATCTGATTGTCTAATCCAGAGGCgtgcaacatacggcccgcgggccacagcaCGGCCCGCGGTACCTATTTATGTGGCCCGCTACAAACTTCTTACTTCGTAgcctattaatttaaaaaactttttctgAATTGTAACGACATTATTGGCATTTTTGACTACAGTAGAAGTCTATAAGACTACATCACACTGCGATTTA containing:
- the LOC144429777 gene encoding uncharacterized protein LOC144429777, which gives rise to MAAKPVSKEELERLLADLNGQYRSAEELMLNPKQESTQIVENPPSKPQSIDSRKSSNMSRPRSARTASSYKSTSSSYKRTEAIAVRELAKLKMKQLSELEQAERNTEEMNRQAEEKKRQAEELKSASEREIRRVQAIHEYQAACVEAEVWEIGSNRNERVQFQEMDSGPPIAQLVECEAARAEVNIPQVGQTNCIVPPREPQVRLSLDPVQEVVAEVMNPVNQEFRTRQGGTRQANLVSPVEVPNMPSQDVGTILATMTSTMRDMVDLPKPELLSFHGSHEEYTRFMNSFKINIENKISDDNLRLTYLQQFCKGKARELIRQCSVYPPTEGLTLAKRLLREAYGRPLLIARTYMEELVHGPMLKPDDRDSLLDLSHKMEECYLTLSHWKQYSDLNNFDNIAQLSCRLPLKYHNKWEEEAADYENRNIELKFEHLLKFVKKAAITAQSSMGKAMRAHKEREKAKHPQKKRIYANSTSTSGDGKPEQSTERKGTFVRNRYRCVICSKDHLLIHCPEFERKSACEREATIREFHICRNCLYIGHMARQCRKNPACTERGCGGRHHRMLHRNVADTKRKEQSTSSATQTATSGSTLTNYTRNSAGVYLNIVPVKVSSPQGREIEVYCFLDEGSTSCLCDKRLMELLEMDGEPMSYSITTVNTPNPQKQDGFALDLTVKPLKGEGCVTLHRVLTVDEIPTVPNKLPKRIELQRHEYLEGIEFPKLPDERVMLMIGVNVPEVFWVKDERRGTTNEPVAKRSILGWSLVGPAFNKASGKESFHVHVNHVEVKSEDLQQQIREMWETDFKDISLTPAPTLSREDKYALQLMEDNIKMVDGHYQSPLPWKPGCPEFPNNRDAVMRRTNNLGKRLLRNDVLRDKYCSTMAEFIKKGWARKIPADEFEAPIGKAWYLPHQPVTSEQKPGKVRLVFDAGARYLNTSLNDQLLQGPDMANGLLSVLLRFRMYEYGITADIEAMFLQARVTPRDVDALRFLFWPDGDLTKTPVDHQMLVHCFGNTSSPFCANYCLRRTAEDFGKDFPSDISDNIKDNSYIDDFLLGADSISEGKRIVKQTSELTECGGFHLNKWRSNSEEIISCVPEKDRAQIQANVNLDPNRVERVLGVVWFVIEDCFGFNTKLKTKPATKRGVLAILSSVFDPMGIVSPVILQARLIFQELCRQQLGWDETIGENEQIAWESWTKALPELSEVKLPRYIKPNSFGVIVSQELHHFGDASQVAYGSVSYLRLTDENGQIHCSFLLGKSRLCPIKTICSLPRLEITAAALCVRVDKFLRRQLKFEKNVKSIFWSDSTATIQSIYNSSKRFPTFIANRLAKIEEGSEPHQWHYVPSELNPADYASRGMTAKKLIAKKSWLQGPEFLYQNEENWPQMPVKLPDLPLEFILKKPINVLVNLVTENEPLDKFINYYSSWYKLKKATAWIIRFKIYLQAKPTVQKGELQTEELRSSENELIKYLQNRELNKVIAKLQNSDVQGKSVLRNLKIAPSMQKLNPVLIEGILRVGGRLQNAPIEFDLKHPIILPSNHHITQLIVREYHKSSHHCGASHTWNLLRQKFWIINGAVVVKRNIRNCIFCKKRNASMGKQFMADLPKERVTPDQPPFTCVGVDNFGPLLVKQGRSSVKRWGLIITCATTRAVHLEIVHSMDVNSFINGLRRFIARRGKMSTIICDNGSNFTAGNKVLKKEIQIWNSSKMGEFCRQSDIIFKFNPPTASHFGGFYERLIRSARKILTALLHDQLVTDEALSTIFCEVESQLNSRPLTPISMDPLDEEPLSPNHLLLLKHKANLPPGIFDKKDCYARRRWRQIQYLADQFWIRWSREVLVNLQARHKWLKKEDNFKVNDLVLLVDNTIPRGKWLTGRIMEVIPDKFGAVRQVTVKTSHGFLRRPIAKLCMIQRADE